The Clostridiales bacterium genome window below encodes:
- a CDS encoding dipicolinate synthase subunit B, which yields MDMKGLNIGWAMTGSFCTLKKHLPIIKTLSEHNNIIPIFSFSVANLDTRFTKAVDFYNEVYEIAKNKPIVTIEDAEPIGPQRLLDIVVVAPCTGNTLAKLNNAITDTPVLMAIKAHLRNDRPVVLALSTNDALSSNAVNIGGLLYKKNIYFAPFYQDDHLKKTRSITSDLESLIPTIELALQGVQIQPIIKGV from the coding sequence ATAGATATGAAAGGACTAAACATAGGCTGGGCAATGACGGGGTCGTTTTGCACGTTAAAAAAACATTTGCCCATTATAAAAACCTTGTCAGAGCATAACAATATTATCCCAATTTTTTCATTTTCGGTGGCAAATCTTGACACGCGTTTTACCAAGGCGGTTGATTTTTATAATGAAGTTTATGAAATCGCCAAAAACAAGCCCATTGTCACAATTGAAGACGCCGAGCCCATAGGCCCGCAGAGGCTTTTGGATATAGTCGTAGTCGCGCCTTGCACGGGCAACACTTTGGCAAAGCTGAACAACGCCATCACGGACACGCCCGTGCTTATGGCAATCAAGGCGCATCTTAGAAACGATCGCCCCGTGGTTTTGGCGCTGTCCACCAACGACGCGCTGTCTTCAAACGCCGTAAATATCGGGGGGCTTTTATATAAAAAGAATATTTATTTTGCGCCCTTTTACCAAGACGACCACCTCAAAAAAACGCGGTCTATTACATCCGACCTTGAGTCACTAATCCCTACTATTGAATTAGCGCTGCAGGGCGTCCAAATCCAGCCGATTATAAAAGGAGTTTAA
- the asnB gene encoding asparagine synthase (glutamine-hydrolyzing) has protein sequence MSGLAGWISNNIDLTKQEHVLSKMSLTLKNRGPDDCGQTVMYDAALLHRRLCIVDPKTAIQPMTKTYKGEKYTLVYNGELYNTQELSAELKSLGYKFAGHSDTEVLIYAYIQWGENCLNKLNGMFAFAVWEHNNKRLFLARDRLGAKPLFYYLYDNAKYGQVIIFASEIKTLLQNPLVEKIVDLEGLRQIFLLGPGKKSGSGIIKDIQELKPAHYMVFQDGKCKINKYWKLQAAPHEDNLFMTIEKTRWLMLDSIKRQLVADAPLGCFLSGGLDSGIISAVAAAMFLSKGQRLITFSVDYKDNDLFFEKNAYQPDSDQKYISQMSAFIKSIHNYVTLDNEQLGKALKEATEARDAPGMADIDSSLLLFCKVIKQKQIKICLSGECADEIFGGYPWYHEQNLETNTFPWSKSMDIRTKLLREPSVLKDASQWVRQCFLDTINRTDTLPQDSPQERQMRQMFMLNIEWFMQTLLERKDRMSMYSGLEARVPFCDHRLVEYAYNMPWKYKAYNGREKGILREAVKDILPYDIIKRKKSPYPKTFSPIYLNYVKQQVQEIIGNPNKIINELIDKEYVQSLLKIEGDFDRTFYGQLMRLPQLLGYIIQIDYFFESKKLSVVL, from the coding sequence ATGAGCGGTTTGGCGGGATGGATAAGCAATAACATAGATTTGACAAAGCAAGAGCATGTTTTGTCAAAAATGTCTTTGACGCTAAAAAACCGCGGGCCCGACGATTGCGGGCAAACGGTCATGTACGATGCGGCGCTTTTGCACAGACGCCTTTGCATAGTTGACCCCAAAACCGCCATTCAGCCCATGACCAAAACATACAAGGGCGAAAAATACACCCTTGTCTATAACGGCGAGCTTTATAACACCCAGGAACTGTCGGCCGAGCTAAAAAGCCTAGGATATAAGTTTGCGGGGCATTCGGACACCGAAGTGCTTATATACGCCTACATACAATGGGGCGAAAATTGCCTTAATAAACTTAACGGGATGTTCGCCTTCGCCGTTTGGGAACACAATAACAAGCGGTTGTTTTTGGCGCGGGACCGTTTGGGCGCCAAGCCTTTGTTTTATTATTTGTACGACAACGCAAAATACGGTCAAGTAATTATTTTCGCGTCCGAAATAAAAACCCTTCTCCAAAACCCCTTAGTTGAAAAGATAGTTGACTTGGAAGGGTTAAGGCAAATATTTTTATTGGGCCCGGGCAAAAAATCAGGCAGCGGGATAATTAAAGACATACAAGAACTAAAGCCCGCGCATTATATGGTTTTTCAAGACGGCAAATGCAAGATTAACAAATACTGGAAACTGCAAGCCGCGCCGCACGAAGACAATTTGTTTATGACCATAGAAAAGACGCGCTGGCTTATGCTGGATTCTATCAAAAGGCAGCTTGTGGCCGACGCGCCTTTGGGCTGTTTTTTGTCAGGCGGCTTGGATTCGGGCATTATCTCGGCCGTGGCGGCGGCGATGTTTTTGTCCAAAGGCCAGCGCCTTATTACTTTTTCAGTTGATTATAAAGACAACGACCTGTTTTTTGAAAAAAACGCTTACCAGCCCGACAGCGACCAAAAATATATTTCGCAGATGTCGGCCTTTATCAAGAGCATTCACAATTATGTTACCTTGGACAACGAACAATTGGGCAAAGCGCTAAAAGAGGCGACCGAGGCGCGCGACGCGCCGGGCATGGCGGATATTGATTCCTCGTTGCTGCTTTTTTGTAAGGTTATCAAACAAAAACAAATCAAAATATGCCTATCGGGCGAGTGCGCGGACGAAATCTTTGGCGGATATCCTTGGTATCACGAACAAAATCTAGAAACAAACACTTTCCCTTGGTCCAAAAGTATGGATATCAGGACCAAACTTTTGCGCGAGCCGAGCGTTTTGAAAGACGCTTCGCAATGGGTAAGGCAGTGTTTTTTGGACACCATAAACCGAACGGATACTTTGCCGCAAGACAGCCCGCAAGAGAGACAAATGCGCCAGATGTTTATGCTAAACATAGAATGGTTTATGCAAACTTTGCTTGAGAGAAAAGACAGAATGAGCATGTATTCGGGGCTGGAAGCGCGCGTGCCTTTTTGCGATCATAGGCTGGTAGAATACGCGTATAATATGCCGTGGAAATACAAAGCCTACAACGGCAGGGAAAAAGGCATTCTGCGCGAGGCCGTAAAAGATATATTGCCTTACGATATAATCAAGCGCAAAAAAAGCCCGTATCCAAAGACATTTAGCCCAATTTATCTAAATTATGTAAAACAACAGGTTCAAGAAATTATCGGCAACCCGAACAAAATCATTAACGAGCTGATAGACAAAGAGTATGTCCAAAGCCTATTAAAAATAGAAGGCGATTTTGACCGCACCTTTTACGGCCAGCTTATGCGCCTGCCTCAGCTTTTGGGTTATATAATTCAAATAGACTATTTTTTTGAGTCCAAAAAATTAAGCGTTGTATTATAG